Sequence from the Caldanaerobius fijiensis DSM 17918 genome:
GCAGTTCCCTTTTTGCGCTAATTTCCTCAATTTCTGACCATAATTACAAGAAAGAGCTTCATCTGAATCGATAGACAATATCCAATCCCCTGTCGCGTTGTCGATAGCAAAATTTTTAGCATCCTTGTAGCTGAACACTTCGTAGGGATAATTATATACTTTTGCACCCAATTTAGATGCCATGCGTACTGTAGCATCAATTGACCCCGTATCAACCACTACAATTTCATTGACAAATTGTTTAATGCTTTCAATACATCGAATCAGAGAAGCTCCTCCATTCTTTGTGATAATACAAGCACTTATTCTCATTTATGTTCACCTTATTTTCTCTCCATTTATCATCTTTACATATCTCGCCATTTTTTGTCCCAAAATCCTGCAAGATTCTAGCTCATGTTCCCCTGGGGTTTGTACTGATACCGCTCCATAATGGGCTGTAACACCTGGTGCAGCATATTCGGGTAATCCAAAAACCATAAAGCCATAATTCATTAAAGCATTTAATATGGATAATAGTGTCATTTCGTTTCCACCACCCAAACCACCTGAGGTAGAAAAAGCCGCGGCAATACGTCCATCTACTTTACCCCATGCTATTTTGGTATTCTCATCAAAAAATCTCTTTAACTTCCATGACATCAATCCACAATGAGTAGGTGAACCAATAATAATACCTTCTGAGTTTAATAAATCCTGCCCACTGGCATCATCAACATGCTTTATAACCGCCTTCACTCCACCTTCTCTTTGAATACCTTCCGCTACAGCTTTTGCCATTTTTTCAGTATTCCCTGATCTAGTATCATAAATGATAGTAACAGTATACATAATATCCCTCCTACACTTCCCATTTTTATATTACAAGAATATTATACACAATTTTAAGACCATTTTCATCCTCCAATGGTAATGTATTTA
This genomic interval carries:
- a CDS encoding flavodoxin family protein, with the protein product MYTVTIIYDTRSGNTEKMAKAVAEGIQREGGVKAVIKHVDDASGQDLLNSEGIIIGSPTHCGLMSWKLKRFFDENTKIAWGKVDGRIAAAFSTSGGLGGGNEMTLLSILNALMNYGFMVFGLPEYAAPGVTAHYGAVSVQTPGEHELESCRILGQKMARYVKMINGEKIR